GATTCTCACATCCCGGCTGCCGTCGGCCCAGAAGCGGACGGCCAGAAGAATCATCGAGATAGTAAAAATAAGATTAACCAATCCCGCCATGGACCGGTAGGTATTAGCCAGCCCGAGAATCAGAAGATTCCCGGGTCTGACTTTATATTGAAAGCTGAATTCCATTATCAACAAGCCGTCTAGTTGAATAAAGAGGGAAGGAAGAGGCTGATGGAGGGTATAAAGGTCAGCAGCATCAAAGTAACAATCATCAGCACATAAAAAGGCAATGTCGCCTTTACGACCCGCTCGATTGGAACCTTTCCGACAGCCGAACCGATAAAGAGCACTGAACCGACAGGCGGTGTCAGGAGCCCGATTCCGCAGTTCAGAATAATCATAACTCCGAACTGAATGGGAGAAATTCCAATGCTCGTGGCGATAGGCAGCAGGATGGGTGTCGCGATCAGAATAATCGGAGCCATATCCATAATCATCCCCAGAACCAGAAGGATCAGGTTCAGCATGAGAGCCAGAATAATGGGATTTTCCGTTAATCCCAGGATGGTCTGCGCAGCCAGAGTCGGAACATTGAGGCGGGTAAGCAGGAATCCGAAAATGCTGGATGTGGCAATCAGAATCAGAACGATGGACAATGTATGAACCGCCTGATCCAGGACCTTCCAGACGCCTTTCCAGTCCAGACCCTTGTATATGAATACGCTGACGATCAGACTGTAGATGACAGCGATAGCCGCTGATTCGGTTGCCGTGAAAATACCTCCGACAACGCCGACGACGACAATGATTATGGCAGCCAGGGCCCAGAAGGATACGGCGAACTGTTTCAAAAGATTGAGCAGATTGAACTTGGCCCCTTTGGGATACTTTCTTTTGACGGAAATGATATAGGATCCGATCATCAGGGTTCCCGCGAGAATGGCAGCGGGAAGATAACCGGCGAGGAAAAGGCTTCCGACCGAAAGTCCGCCGGCCGTTGTCGCGTAAATAACCATGTTATGGCTGGGAGGGACAAGAAGACCCTCACAGGAACTGGTAATGGTTACGGCCGTTGCAAAATCGTCGTCATATCCCTGCTCAACCATCATGGGAATCATGATGCTTCCGAGAGACGCCGTATCGGCCGCAGCGGATCCGGAAATTCCGCCGAAAAAATAAGATGCGACGATATTGACCATTGCCATTCCGCCGCGCATCCATCCGACGCAGGCATCGGCCAGTGCAATCAGTTTTTCAGAAATACCACCGCTTCCCATGAGATAACCCATAGTAATGAAAAAGGGCACCGCCATCAGGCTGAAAGAGCTTATACCCTTGACCATCTGCTGAGCCACAGTAGTCAGAGGCAGCCCCTGATAGAGCAGACAGAGAATGGAGGAAAGAGCTACCGCATAGGCAATGGGAAAACGTATAAGGACCAGAAGAAGGAAACTTCCCAGAAGGATGAAAATAGCCATGCTGTCGACAATCATTTTTCAGAATCCTCCCCGAGTACGATTTTTTTAATCTGATTGACTATAGTCTCCACTTCAAATATGACCATAGCCACTCCCGCCAGGGGAACCGGCAGGTACATCCAGAAACGGGATACGGAGGGCATGCTGACGTAAAACCCCCTGGAACCGAGTTTCTGGGCATAGCGCCACCCTACGACGATCATGACAAATCCCAGAGCCATGACAGCCAGGTCGGCAAACATATCCAGAAAGCTGATCAGTTTTTTCGGAAGATATCTGTCAAGAGCCGTCATCCTGATGTGGGCATTGCGCCGGATAGCCAATGCAGCGGATAAAACAGCCATATAGGCCATGCAGGTAAGGACAACTTCCTCACTCCAGGCGGGATCAGGTATAAAGGAAACATATCTTCCCGTAACAGCCATAGCCGTGATTCCGATATCAATTATCAGAAGCAGCTTGCACAGAAAGAGCACCACTTTGTAAATCATGTCATAAAAAGGCTTGATCTTATCAGCCATCTCGAACACAGCTTTCATATTATCTCCTCATTAAACTATTATGGCACAGAAACATCTGTTCCTGTGCCATGATTTTTTGAGTTTGATCAAAGCTTCCGGCCTATTCCCGGAGGGAAATGCGCCGGAAGGAACTGATCTCTACTGCATATCGAGTATTTTCTGGTAAAGAGCCGCATTGGAAGCGCTGGATTCTTTAATTACATCAGCACAGGCAGCCTGCCAGGGTCCTTTGTCTTTAACTTCAACGACAACGGCGCCTTCAGCAGCCAGTTTTTTCAGTACTTCGTTTTCCGC
The Spirochaeta isovalerica genome window above contains:
- a CDS encoding TRAP transporter large permease, translating into MIVDSMAIFILLGSFLLLVLIRFPIAYAVALSSILCLLYQGLPLTTVAQQMVKGISSFSLMAVPFFITMGYLMGSGGISEKLIALADACVGWMRGGMAMVNIVASYFFGGISGSAAADTASLGSIMIPMMVEQGYDDDFATAVTITSSCEGLLVPPSHNMVIYATTAGGLSVGSLFLAGYLPAAILAGTLMIGSYIISVKRKYPKGAKFNLLNLLKQFAVSFWALAAIIIVVVGVVGGIFTATESAAIAVIYSLIVSVFIYKGLDWKGVWKVLDQAVHTLSIVLILIATSSIFGFLLTRLNVPTLAAQTILGLTENPIILALMLNLILLVLGMIMDMAPIILIATPILLPIATSIGISPIQFGVMIILNCGIGLLTPPVGSVLFIGSAVGKVPIERVVKATLPFYVLMIVTLMLLTFIPSISLFLPSLFN
- a CDS encoding TRAP transporter small permease → MKAVFEMADKIKPFYDMIYKVVLFLCKLLLIIDIGITAMAVTGRYVSFIPDPAWSEEVVLTCMAYMAVLSAALAIRRNAHIRMTALDRYLPKKLISFLDMFADLAVMALGFVMIVVGWRYAQKLGSRGFYVSMPSVSRFWMYLPVPLAGVAMVIFEVETIVNQIKKIVLGEDSEK